A genomic segment from Aegilops tauschii subsp. strangulata cultivar AL8/78 chromosome 1, Aet v6.0, whole genome shotgun sequence encodes:
- the LOC109749697 gene encoding transcription factor UNE10 isoform X2, whose product MNNQCVPSWDLDETVGAGLNPTSTGSAQRMASGDSGLTGPVAMPMPDQYDEVAELTWEKGNIFWQGLLNRSVPKYPAAPAPAQMHAIGGAGDHRETLEAVVGEAAARLSSQSTSHLGQPLPTAAAPWLGVGAPADGLVPCARVDDPAEGDVRRKRARVVGEDGRVCASQGSVAPGRGESSLLTLEPCGTGADDLCGFTTTNNSTSLDHGSPETENTSFGGGASDSRCFSRRSQRDGLCDEAENVVVKGEAPMRPSISTKRSRAAAIHNESERKRRDRINQKMQTLQKLVPNSSKTDKASMLDEVIDHLKQLQATVQMMNRMSSMMMPMAMPQLAQMSVMANMAQMAQMAQMGLGMMNMAGPLAQPAYTGLTQPMMHASTPFVAIQPWNAGAGADRQKQPAAAAVPDGYSAFLACQAAQQNAQQQAQPNGMEAYSRMMAMCQKLSQQQTQPGSSKE is encoded by the exons ATGAATAACCAGTGCGTGCCGAGCTGGGATCTGGACGAGACGGTTGGCGCGGGGCTCAACCCGACGTCCACCGGGTCGGCGCAGCGCATGGCGTCTGGAGACAGCGGTCTGACGGGGCCGGTTGCCATGCCCATGCCGGACCAGTACGACGAGGTGGCGGAGCTGACGTGGGAGAAGGGCAACATCTTCTGGCAGGGGCTGCTCAACCGGTCGGTGCCCAAGTACCCggccgcgccggcgccggcgcagaTGCACGCCATCGGCGGCGCGGGAGATCACCGGGAGACGCTCGAGGCAGTGGTGGGCGAGGCGGCCGCTCGTTTGTCGTCTCAGTCCACGTCGCACCTCGGGCAGCCGTTGCCAACAGCTGCCGCGCCTTGGCTCGGTGTGGGCGCGCCGGCCGACGGGCTCGTGCCGTGCGCAAGGGTTGACGACCCGGCGGAGGGGGACGTGCGGAGGAAGCGGGCACGGGTGGTCGGCGAGGACGGGCGGGTGTGCGCCAGCCAAGGGAGCGTCGCGCCCGGCCGTGGCGAGAGCTCGCTGCTCACTCTGGAGCCCTGCGGCACCGGTGCTGACGACTTGTGCGGGTTCACGACGACCAACAACTCCACGTCGCTGGACCACGGCTCCCCGGAGACGGAGAACACGAGCTTCGGGGGCGGCGCCAGCGACTCCCGCTGCTTCAGCCGTCGGTCGCAG AGAGACGGGCTGTGCGATGAAGCAGAGAACGTCGTGGTCAAGGGGGAAGCTCCAATGAGGCCGTCCATTTCTACGAAGAGGAGCCGGGCTGCTGCCATCCATAACGAATCTGAGCGT AAAAGAAGGGACAGGATCAACCAGAAGATGCAAACACTGCAAAAGCTCGTCCCCAACTCAAGCAAG ACGGACAAGGCATCGATGCTGGACGAGGTGATCGACCACTTGAAGCAGCTGCAGGCGACGGTGCAGATGATGAACCGGATGAGCAGCATGATGATGCCCATGGCCATGCCGCAGCTGGCCCAGATGTCCGTCATGGCCAACATGGCCCAGATGGCCCAGATGGCGCAGATGGGCCTGGGAATGATGAACATGGCGGGGCCACTCGCGCAGCCCGCCTACACCGGCCTCACCCAGCCCATGATGCACGCGTCCACCCCTTTCGTCGCCATACAGCCCTGgaacgccggcgccggcgccgaccGGCAGAAGCAgcccgccgctgccgccgtgCCGGACGGCTACTCCGCCTTCCTCGCCTGCCAAGCGGCGCAGCAGAACGCGCAG CAGCAAGCTCAACCGAACGGCATGGAGGCGTACAGCAGGATGATGGCCATGTGCCAGAAGCTAAGCCAACAGCAGACCCAGCCGGGCAGCTCCAAAGAGTGA
- the LOC109749697 gene encoding transcription factor UNE10 isoform X1, producing the protein MNNQCVPSWDLDETVGAGLNPTSTGSAQRMASGDSGLTGPVAMPMPDQYDEVAELTWEKGNIFWQGLLNRSVPKYPAAPAPAQMHAIGGAGDHRETLEAVVGEAAARLSSQSTSHLGQPLPTAAAPWLGVGAPADGLVPCARVDDPAEGDVRRKRARVVGEDGRVCASQGSVAPGRGESSLLTLEPCGTGADDLCGFTTTNNSTSLDHGSPETENTSFGGGASDSRCFSRRSQRDGLCDEAENVVVKGEAPMRPSISTKRSRAAAIHNESERKRRDRINQKMQTLQKLVPNSSKTDKASMLDEVIDHLKQLQATVQMMNRMSSMMMPMAMPQLAQMSVMANMAQMAQMAQMGLGMMNMAGPLAQPAYTGLTQPMMHASTPFVAIQPWNAGAGADRQKQPAAAAVPDGYSAFLACQAAQQNAQQQQAQPNGMEAYSRMMAMCQKLSQQQTQPGSSKE; encoded by the exons ATGAATAACCAGTGCGTGCCGAGCTGGGATCTGGACGAGACGGTTGGCGCGGGGCTCAACCCGACGTCCACCGGGTCGGCGCAGCGCATGGCGTCTGGAGACAGCGGTCTGACGGGGCCGGTTGCCATGCCCATGCCGGACCAGTACGACGAGGTGGCGGAGCTGACGTGGGAGAAGGGCAACATCTTCTGGCAGGGGCTGCTCAACCGGTCGGTGCCCAAGTACCCggccgcgccggcgccggcgcagaTGCACGCCATCGGCGGCGCGGGAGATCACCGGGAGACGCTCGAGGCAGTGGTGGGCGAGGCGGCCGCTCGTTTGTCGTCTCAGTCCACGTCGCACCTCGGGCAGCCGTTGCCAACAGCTGCCGCGCCTTGGCTCGGTGTGGGCGCGCCGGCCGACGGGCTCGTGCCGTGCGCAAGGGTTGACGACCCGGCGGAGGGGGACGTGCGGAGGAAGCGGGCACGGGTGGTCGGCGAGGACGGGCGGGTGTGCGCCAGCCAAGGGAGCGTCGCGCCCGGCCGTGGCGAGAGCTCGCTGCTCACTCTGGAGCCCTGCGGCACCGGTGCTGACGACTTGTGCGGGTTCACGACGACCAACAACTCCACGTCGCTGGACCACGGCTCCCCGGAGACGGAGAACACGAGCTTCGGGGGCGGCGCCAGCGACTCCCGCTGCTTCAGCCGTCGGTCGCAG AGAGACGGGCTGTGCGATGAAGCAGAGAACGTCGTGGTCAAGGGGGAAGCTCCAATGAGGCCGTCCATTTCTACGAAGAGGAGCCGGGCTGCTGCCATCCATAACGAATCTGAGCGT AAAAGAAGGGACAGGATCAACCAGAAGATGCAAACACTGCAAAAGCTCGTCCCCAACTCAAGCAAG ACGGACAAGGCATCGATGCTGGACGAGGTGATCGACCACTTGAAGCAGCTGCAGGCGACGGTGCAGATGATGAACCGGATGAGCAGCATGATGATGCCCATGGCCATGCCGCAGCTGGCCCAGATGTCCGTCATGGCCAACATGGCCCAGATGGCCCAGATGGCGCAGATGGGCCTGGGAATGATGAACATGGCGGGGCCACTCGCGCAGCCCGCCTACACCGGCCTCACCCAGCCCATGATGCACGCGTCCACCCCTTTCGTCGCCATACAGCCCTGgaacgccggcgccggcgccgaccGGCAGAAGCAgcccgccgctgccgccgtgCCGGACGGCTACTCCGCCTTCCTCGCCTGCCAAGCGGCGCAGCAGAACGCGCAG CAGCAGCAAGCTCAACCGAACGGCATGGAGGCGTACAGCAGGATGATGGCCATGTGCCAGAAGCTAAGCCAACAGCAGACCCAGCCGGGCAGCTCCAAAGAGTGA